GAGCTGGCCGAACTGCTGGCGAGGCTTCGCGCCTTGATCCGCCGCTCGGTCGGCCTGGCCGACGCGGTGATCGCGATCGGCGACGTGGCGATCGACGTGGCCACGAAGACCGTGACCCGCGCCGGCGTCCCCGTGCCGCTGACGGCCCGCGAGTTCGCCTTGCTGGAACTGCTGGCCCATCACCGGGGCCGGCTGGTCTCACGCTCGACGATCTACGACGGCCTCTTCGGCGACGACGACGACACGCTCTCCAACGTCGTCGAGGTCCACGTCTCTCACCTCCGCAAGAAGCTGGGCCGCGACCTGATCGTCACGCGTCGCGGCCAGGGATACATGATCGAACACGAGGAGCGCTGATGCGGTCGCGATCGCTCCGTTGGCGGCTCCAGGCCTGGCACGCCTTGATCCTGCTGGTCGTGGTGGCGGGCTTCGGCACGTCGTTCTACCTCCTGGCGCGTCGGGCGAAGTTCGACGAGATCGACGCCGAGTTGCTCTCCGGGGCCCGCGTGCTGGAGGGCGTGCTGCGGACGGGCGCCCTGCGCGGAGGGCCTCTGGGAGGATTGCGGCTGCCGGCCTCGTTGACGGCGCGATACGCCGAGCCCGGCCGTGAGCCTTACTTCGTGATCCGAAGGTTTGACGGCAGCATCCTTCTCGCCGATCCCCCCGACGTCGACGCCCCTCCCGACGAGACGATGCGTCCCCACCACGAGTGGCGAGCCCGCCAGCGCGGGATGCTCCACGAACTGTCGCTGCGCGGGCCCGAACGCTCGCGGATCCTCGTCGGCCGCTCGATCGACCGGGAGTTGGCGGGGCTTCGACTGCTGGGCCTGCGATTGGCGCTAACGGGGCTGGCCGTCTTCGCGGCGGGATTGGTCGGCGGCTGGTGGCTCTCATCGCGTGCGGTACGGCCGATCGGCGCGATGAGTGCGACGCTCGACCGGATCACCGCGCGGCGGCTCTCCGAGCGGATCGACTCCGCGGGCGTCGACGCTGAACTGGAGGGGCTGGCCACGATCCTCAACGAGATGCTCGGCCGTCTGGAGACGTCGTTCGAGCAACAGGCCCAGTTCACGGCCGACGCCTCCCACGAGCTGCGCACGCCGCTCTCAGTGATCCTGACGCACGTGGAGCTGGCCCTGTCGCGGCCTCGCGAGACGGCCGAGTACCGCGAGGCGCTGGCGGCCTGCGGCCGTGCCGCCGGGCGGATGAAGCGAGTCGTCGACGACCTGCTGACCCTGGCCCGCGCCGACGCCGGCCAGCTTGAATTGAAGCGGGAGCGCGTCGACCTGGCCGCCGTCGTCGAGGAGGCCGTTGAACTGCTCGACGCCCTGGCCGAACGCCGCGACGTGACGGTGGAGACGGCCATCGAGCCTGTGGAAGTGATGGGAGACGCAGACGGCCTGGCGCGGGTCGCCTCCAACCTGCTCGCCAACGCGATCCTCTACAACCGCCCCGGCGGCCGGGTCTTGGTCACGACCACTCGTGAGGGTGATGAAGCGGTCCTGGCCGTGATCGATACGGGGGTCGGCATCTCCGAATCCGACCTTGCCTCCCTCTTCCGCCGCTTCCACCGCGCCGACCCGGCGCGATCCGGTGAGACGGGAGGCAGCGGCCTCGGCCTGGCCATCTGCCGGGGACTGG
This Paludisphaera rhizosphaerae DNA region includes the following protein-coding sequences:
- a CDS encoding sensor histidine kinase, translating into MRSRSLRWRLQAWHALILLVVVAGFGTSFYLLARRAKFDEIDAELLSGARVLEGVLRTGALRGGPLGGLRLPASLTARYAEPGREPYFVIRRFDGSILLADPPDVDAPPDETMRPHHEWRARQRGMLHELSLRGPERSRILVGRSIDRELAGLRLLGLRLALTGLAVFAAGLVGGWWLSSRAVRPIGAMSATLDRITARRLSERIDSAGVDAELEGLATILNEMLGRLETSFEQQAQFTADASHELRTPLSVILTHVELALSRPRETAEYREALAACGRAAGRMKRVVDDLLTLARADAGQLELKRERVDLAAVVEEAVELLDALAERRDVTVETAIEPVEVMGDADGLARVASNLLANAILYNRPGGRVLVTTTREGDEAVLAVIDTGVGISESDLASLFRRFHRADPARSGETGGSGLGLAICRGLVEAHGGQIAVESRLSVGTTVAVRLPADEPAGSAGAKRPSPLAGEGGRRPDEGGSVLL
- a CDS encoding response regulator transcription factor gives rise to the protein MRVLVIEDEPDLARGLVQALREGGYATDWAADGAEGLEKATASEYDAIVLDLMLPRLPGLAVLRRLRVLRKTPVLILTARDGVGDRVEGLDAGADDYLVKPFELAELLARLRALIRRSVGLADAVIAIGDVAIDVATKTVTRAGVPVPLTAREFALLELLAHHRGRLVSRSTIYDGLFGDDDDTLSNVVEVHVSHLRKKLGRDLIVTRRGQGYMIEHEER